One Nicotiana tabacum cultivar K326 chromosome 23, ASM71507v2, whole genome shotgun sequence genomic window, TTACCCTTGAGCTTGTAGATAAATTCCTGTTATTCGGGAAATTTTTCTATAAGACCAAATGTTTCCCCAGAGTGTGTCTAAGACTAGTCCAGCACCGAAGTAGTGTGTCttagaccaaaaaaaaaaagttcgatgcactaagctcccgctatgtgcggggtTCGGGAAAGATTGGATCACaatggtctattgtacgcagtcttaccttaTATTAGTACAAAAAGCTGTTTTTACGGTAAAATTATTTTCACGGTTTGAACAAGGTCGCAAGACACCAACTTTATTAGTTAAGCGAAAAGAGAATGTATAATACCTTACCTATCAACAGATGCATGCATAAATGAACTTGGAGTGCACGGCAGTCAAATGAGTCAACTTCATTTCTCATCCAATtgattaaaatttattttttacatgACGTAATGATATACGTCATTCTTCATGTGCATCTTTGTATCGTGACAAGAAGATAAGTCTAATAAAGTAAGCTGTTTATATTTGTATATAAAACCATTCCAATACAAACTTTATAAAAAGGCAATCAAACTCCTCTGTATACTTCAATTCAAATTCTCAAACTTGTATTCTCCATATGGATAGCAGCAATGAAAATCTTGCAAACCATGAAATAGCTATAGTTTTGGTTCCATTTCCAGCTCAAAGCCATCTCAATCAACTTCTCCAACTTGCCTGTATATTCGCTTCATCCTATAAACTTCCAGTATACTATGTTGGTTCAGCTACACATAATCTTCAAGCTCGGGTTCGAGCCAACGCCTTAAATCCTTCAGACATAGCCAAAATCCATTTCCATGATCTCCCAACTCCTGATTTTGCTTCCCCTACACCTGATCCTAATGCCTTGAGCAAATTCCCATCTCAACTTTTCCCATCCTATGATGCTAATTCTAAGCTTCTGCGCGAGCCTATTGCTTCTTTCCTTCGAGATGTTTCGTCTAAATCAAGACGAGTTATCGTTGTTCATGATGTTCTAATGTCATATAATGTTCAGGATGTTTCTTCTTTGCATAATGTAGAGTCCTATATATTTAACTGTGTTTCTGTTTTCTTTATGTATTGTAGTTTCATTTGCATACCTAAGGGAATGCCTATTCCACTTGAAGATGAATTACTTGAAAAGTTACCTTCACTTGAAGCAGATGCACCTGAAGAGATTAACAAGTTAGTAGCTTTTCAACTTGAGTATAGAGATATTAGATCTGGTGATTTATACAACTCAAACAAAGTACTTGAAGGTACTTTTCTTGATTTGATGGCAAAATTTGCTAGTACACAAAACAAGAAGCAATGGGCAATCGGACCGATTCTACCTACTAAACTAGATCTTGTATCAAATAAGAGAAACATATGTTTAGATTGGCTTGACAACCAACTTCCAAGATCAGTTCTTTATGTATCTTTTGGATCGTCGACTACATTTTCTGATAAGGAAATCATGGAGCTCGCGATGGGATTAGAGCGAAGTGAACAAAAGTTCATATGGGTGTTGAGAGATGCCGATAGAGGAGATATATTTAAAGGGGAAGATAGAAGATTTGAGTTACCAGAAGGGTTTGAAGAAAGAGTAAAAGGGGTCGGGTTAGTTGTTAGAGAATGGGCGCCACAACTAGAAATCTTGGCTCATTCGTCGACAGGTGGATTCATGAGTCATTGTGGTTGGAATTCTTGCATAGAGAGTATTACTATGGGAGTGCCAATAGTTGCTTGGCCTATACATTCTGAGCAACCAATTAATGCCTTTTTTGTGACGGAAATACTGAAAATAGGCGTGCTTGTTAGGGAGTGGGAGAAACGCGAGGAGCTAGTGTGTGCATCCACCATTGAAAATGTTGTGAGTAAGTTCATGGCATCAGAAGAAGGCGATGATTTTAGAAAAAGGGCAGAAGAATTAGGAGCAGCAGTAAGGCAGTCCAGAGAGAAAGGGGGTTCTTCTCAACTGGAGTTGGATTCTTTCATTGCTCATATCACAAGATAGACTTTTGGAAaaaacctctctactccttcgagATAGGGGTAATgtttgcgtacacactaaccTCCCCAGGTCCCACTAATGATATTTTACCGAGtagttgttgtttgtttgtttgtttatgtCCTACATAGAAATATTTTATGAAAAAAGATTTTGTTTGTGGATTGCTGTGTACTGTTTTGGCTTTTGTAACTCTTGGATGATTGTTTATATTTTGGCAGACCCGCTACCTGTAAAAGTTGTATGTAAAATAAAGCATGCTAAATTATTGTACCTTTCACCTTGTCACAATAAGAAAGGACCAATTATATGATAAAAATTGGGAGATATGGCAAGAAAAGTATGTGGTGAGGGTGgacatcggtcggttcggttttGTAGAATTTCAGTTCGGTTAATTCGGTTTTCGGTTTATGATTTTAATAACCAAAACCGAACCATAATAacttcggtttggttcggtttggtTTATTCATGTTCGGTTCGATTTaatcggttcggttttcggttttaaGCCATGACAAAAAAAGTAGGAAACAACGAAAATAGATTACTTTTTGCGGCCGATGCAAGTGCTTCTACTGTCTTCAACTAACCCATATACGTGTAtatatctttaaaaaaatatacataaaatacgGAACATATATTTTTCGTTCATACATAAAACAGATGTAATCCCTGGGCGATTAGCCTTTAAACATTAAATGTCCCCTCTTTGTTGTGTGGATCTAACTTTTGTGTGATGTGATACTGATCCAACTCTTTATGTTAGATGCATGAATTTTAAGTTATCTCTGTGCTATATATTTATAACTTGGGAGGCTATAAATTTGGTTTTTGGTCCTTTTCCCCCCTTTCCTCTGTGGTTAATTTGTAATTTTTGCAAAAACGAAAAATCAAAGACTAAATAATTAAGTAAAAACTAGAACTTTGAATCACGTTCCATATCCCTGTGTTCCAAAGATAAAGATCCTAGCTTGTTATCGTCTGCGGATTTTGAATGCTTATATAGAAGGGAGGAGGTTCATTTTATTAATCAAATGACAAGTTGAAGCTTGATGGCTGTTTTTGCTCAATCTCCCATTGTCTTCCTATAGTTGCGAGCTATTTTCTTTTTCGGTTGTGTTATTCTTGGTTGCTCGGGTGGTATGATGTAAAAGTTGTTGCGGAagtcaaatgtatatagtgtgaatgagtcacaattactataccaaaaattatgacaatcactaaataataaacaagacaataagacaacaataaaagaataccagaatttacgaggttcggccaattttgcctacttcctcggacacaatcaatattttattctactccaaaattacaagtgaaataatactaaagagagaagatacaaatgccttaagaagataacaaaaggcaaatgagaggtgtgcctaaatcctaaacattaggcctccttttatagggtgaaattcccattcaaaattgtcatccaccgatgtgggacttttgacaatttcaacaaatctccaccttgacaaaatttcacatcttcaattttctctcaataacaaattttgctTGTGTCTTCATAttcaatctttagtgttcaacaatgttgatcaaatccaaacaatgttgaaacttgaccgcagtcaccacttttgtcagcatatcagcagggttctctgtagtatgaattttcttcaccgtgactccaccttcttctatgatttctcgtacgaaatgataccgaacatcaatgtgcttcgtccttgcatgataacttggttcttcgctaattgaatagcactttgactatcacaaaaaattataatatttttttgttcaataccaagctcctttagcaacccctgaagctaaattgcctccttcacagcctctgtaatagccatgtactctgcctctgttatagacaaagcaactgttgactgcaaagtagacttccaactaactggtgcctttgtaaaagtaaacacataaccagtagttgaccttcgtttgtccagatcacccgcaaaatctgagtcacaatatccaactacagaccgattgccttcctgctcaaaaactaacccaacatctacagtactatgaatataccgtagaatccatttcacagcttgccaatgctcctttcctggattatgcatatatctgctaataactccaacggcttgtgaaatgtcaggtctcgtacaaaccattgcatacatcaagctaccaacagcatttgcgtatggtacccttgacatatactcctgttcagtttcatcctttggcgacatagtaatacttagcttaaaatggggagcaagtggcgtaCTAATTGGCTTAGTCTTCTTATCTATGCCAAAATGCTGTAGTACTCTCTTTAAAGATTCTTTCTgggataaacagagtttctttgaacgtctatctcttattatctccatgccaagaattttctttgcctcacccagatccttcatctcgaactcctccttcagttgaatcttcaacttatcaatttcttctgaattcttggaagttatcaacatatcatcaacatataggagaagatatacaaaggaaccatcattaagtttgtgcaaatacacacaatgatcgtatttgcttctcttgtacccttgccgcaacataaacttgtcaaatcgcttgtactattgtctagaagattatttcaatccgtacaacgatttttcaagtttgcataccatattttcttttccagcaactttgaatccttctagCTGATTCATGTAGATtttctcctccaagtttccatgtaaaaacgcagtttttacatctatCTGAACTAGTTCtaaatccaactgtgctaccaaagccaacataattctaatggaggaatgttttacaactggagaaaatacttcattgtaatcaatttcCTCCttctgagcatatcctttggccaccaatcttgctttgtagcgaacattttcttggttaggaaatccttctttctttgcaaatacccatttgcacccaattgttttctttcccttcgggagattggccaatttccatgtatgattccgatgaagggactgcatttcttcattcatggcaatcctccacttatcttcttctgaactttggattgcatctttataagtggtaggaacaccatcagctacaattgaggttgcgcaagcaaccgtctctatgagacgaacaggtttcgttattgtcctttttggcctgctagttgctattgattcaagttgttgtcaaggttcctgagttggaatctccctctctactggcttttcttccagagggtaatcttcatgagtttcctcctctgcttcttgtgtaggaaaaataaattttccctcaaactccacctgctttgatgcaccaccagtttgtttgacatcttcaactgtcaccttatctgttatggcagattcatcaaaggtaacatctctgcggaatataatattccttgtctctggacaccataagcggtatcctttgactccagaagtatccccataaatatagccttctttgctctcggatccaattttgactctttcacatgatagtatgcaattgagccaaacacgtgcaaagagtcataatctacagcaggttttccataccatttttcaaatggtgtcttgccatcaatggcagcagatggtagacgattaatgaggtggcatgcatatgtaattgcctcagcccaaaattctttgcccaagccagcattggacaacatacaccgtaccttctccagtaaagtccggttcatacgttctgccactccattctgttgtggtgtatgtatGACaatgaagtgtcggacgatgccatcattttcaaagaccttattgaaatgatcatttttgtattcacctccattgtctgtgcgaatacacttgatcctcctgcctgtttgattctccaccatcgtcttccatttgagaaaaattcccaacacttcatctttcctcttcatt contains:
- the LOC107832411 gene encoding zeatin O-glucosyltransferase-like, producing the protein MDSSNENLANHEIAIVLVPFPAQSHLNQLLQLACIFASSYKLPVYYVGSATHNLQARVRANALNPSDIAKIHFHDLPTPDFASPTPDPNALSKFPSQLFPSYDANSKLLREPIASFLRDVSSKSRRVIVVHDVLMSYNVQDVSSLHNVESYIFNCVSVFFMYCSFICIPKGMPIPLEDELLEKLPSLEADAPEEINKLVAFQLEYRDIRSGDLYNSNKVLEGTFLDLMAKFASTQNKKQWAIGPILPTKLDLVSNKRNICLDWLDNQLPRSVLYVSFGSSTTFSDKEIMELAMGLERSEQKFIWVLRDADRGDIFKGEDRRFELPEGFEERVKGVGLVVREWAPQLEILAHSSTGGFMSHCGWNSCIESITMGVPIVAWPIHSEQPINAFFVTEILKIGVLVREWEKREELVCASTIENVVSKFMASEEGDDFRKRAEELGAAVRQSREKGGSSQLELDSFIAHITR